The uncultured Desulfuromonas sp. genome has a segment encoding these proteins:
- a CDS encoding P-loop NTPase fold protein, with protein MQNRKKLETWKNDKLRRKEEADFLTKYLIGKSKTENTTMNNGSFVLNINAEWGQGKTYFLKNWADELLNSGYPVIYFDAWQNDFSKEPLIAFIATINNQLEPYFNHKIGKIRGKKIKLLMNNWNKSARKLVQVSSPLLLEALVKKITAMSCDQISELLESPTGELVISEDGVNDPSNDEQNETISSVVSRAASKMLKSHNETQATILEFKDRLEKLTKHLETIKTIKTPLFIFVDELDRCRPNYAIELLETIKHLFGVRNVYFVVATASDQLCHSIKRVYGEGFDSQKYLKRFFDQTYIFREPDRREFAWYLFEKYALSNRDNLYTPLEEEFYIGVNTRVETFASFANQLNLSLRDMIQYCIIIDSITITSEKTIIHLPYIIFIIWVMENNNQLYQNICNELFIDTETIKKLVGGNVSFLSNIYSAFNRKETTHIKLYEIIDKYIRFSRVGEDSLVQESSGGKVKTIFSTIAKKLLEDIRADRSSYVERSNSLVFYPQLVEQAGRLS; from the coding sequence GTGCAGAATCGTAAGAAGTTAGAAACATGGAAAAACGACAAACTTAGAAGAAAAGAAGAAGCAGATTTTTTGACAAAGTATTTAATTGGTAAAAGCAAAACTGAAAATACCACAATGAACAACGGTTCTTTTGTTCTGAATATCAATGCTGAGTGGGGGCAGGGAAAAACATACTTCCTGAAAAATTGGGCAGATGAACTGTTAAATAGTGGATATCCAGTAATTTACTTTGATGCGTGGCAGAATGACTTTTCCAAAGAGCCTTTAATTGCTTTTATTGCTACTATAAACAATCAGTTGGAACCATACTTTAACCATAAAATAGGGAAAATACGCGGCAAAAAAATAAAACTATTGATGAATAATTGGAACAAGAGTGCAAGAAAATTAGTACAGGTGTCGTCCCCCCTTTTACTAGAGGCTTTGGTCAAAAAAATAACAGCAATGTCTTGTGACCAAATATCAGAACTGTTAGAAAGCCCTACGGGTGAATTAGTCATCAGTGAAGATGGTGTGAATGATCCTAGCAATGACGAACAAAATGAAACGATATCAAGCGTGGTTTCAAGAGCTGCATCAAAAATGCTCAAATCACATAATGAAACACAGGCAACCATCTTGGAGTTCAAGGATCGATTAGAAAAGCTGACAAAACATCTTGAAACCATAAAAACAATAAAGACTCCACTATTTATTTTTGTAGATGAACTTGACCGATGTAGACCTAATTACGCCATTGAACTTCTTGAAACGATAAAGCACCTTTTTGGTGTCAGAAACGTATATTTTGTGGTTGCAACGGCATCAGATCAGTTATGTCATTCGATTAAAAGAGTATATGGTGAAGGATTTGACAGCCAGAAATATTTAAAAAGGTTTTTTGATCAGACATATATATTTAGAGAGCCAGATAGACGAGAATTCGCATGGTATCTCTTTGAAAAATATGCCCTTTCTAATAGAGATAATCTATATACCCCGCTAGAAGAAGAATTTTACATAGGCGTGAATACTCGTGTTGAGACTTTTGCTTCCTTTGCGAACCAATTGAATCTTAGCCTTAGAGACATGATTCAATATTGTATAATAATTGACTCAATAACAATTACATCAGAAAAAACAATAATACATCTTCCATATATAATATTTATAATATGGGTAATGGAAAATAATAATCAATTATATCAAAACATATGCAATGAGCTGTTCATTGATACTGAAACTATAAAAAAACTAGTTGGAGGAAATGTTAGTTTTCTATCGAATATATACAGTGCATTCAACAGAAAAGAAACAACACATATAAAATTATACGAGATAATTGATAAATACATTAGGTTTTCAAGGGTTGGCGAAGATTCTTTAGTTCAAGAATCTTCTGGCGGAAAAGTCAAAACGATATTTTCAACAATTGCTAAAAAGCTATTGGAAGACATTCGAGCCGATAGGTCGTCATATGTTGAACGGTCAAATAGTCTCGTTTTTTATCCTCAATTAGTGGAACAAGCTGGAAGATTATCATAG
- a CDS encoding MoxR family ATPase — MTEKLAKHTEILKVIDTLASRYLQGKVKALRLAMIALLSDGHLLLEDIPGLGKTTLALALSRALGLSFGRIQCTSDLLPSDITGLSIFDREKNSFRFIEGPIFNHILLADEINRAMPKTQSAMLEAMEERKVTVEGVSYPLPDPFMVIATQNPTEQIGTYPLPESQLDRFLITTGIGYPPAELEKQIISNGGIREKMLEIEPLLSREDIHAAKQAVQTIHLDEKLVDYLFAIAEATRNHRFINAGISTRGAISMATAARAAAYLDGRDYVIPEDVKLISGPVGAHRLILHSEHQSLNKREVMVSILNNVPVPMV, encoded by the coding sequence GTGACAGAAAAATTGGCAAAACACACTGAAATTTTAAAGGTCATCGATACCCTGGCCAGCCGCTACCTGCAGGGCAAAGTCAAAGCCCTGCGCCTGGCGATGATTGCTCTGCTTTCCGACGGCCACTTGTTGTTGGAAGACATTCCCGGATTGGGCAAGACCACTCTGGCCTTGGCCTTATCACGCGCCTTAGGCTTATCATTCGGGCGCATTCAATGCACCAGCGACCTGCTGCCGTCGGATATTACCGGCCTGTCGATTTTCGACCGTGAAAAAAACAGTTTCCGTTTTATCGAAGGGCCGATTTTCAATCATATTCTGCTGGCCGACGAGATCAACCGTGCCATGCCCAAAACCCAAAGTGCCATGCTGGAAGCCATGGAAGAGCGCAAGGTCACGGTTGAGGGCGTCAGCTATCCGTTGCCCGACCCGTTTATGGTCATTGCCACCCAAAACCCGACGGAGCAGATCGGCACCTATCCGCTACCGGAATCGCAACTGGATCGGTTTCTCATTACCACGGGCATCGGCTATCCTCCAGCCGAACTGGAAAAACAGATTATCAGTAACGGCGGCATTCGCGAAAAAATGCTCGAAATTGAACCACTGCTCAGTCGTGAAGATATCCATGCGGCGAAACAGGCGGTCCAAACCATCCATCTCGATGAGAAGCTCGTCGATTACCTGTTCGCCATCGCCGAGGCCACCCGCAATCACCGCTTCATCAACGCGGGGATTTCCACACGCGGGGCCATCAGCATGGCCACGGCAGCCCGTGCTGCCGCCTATCTGGATGGCCGCGATTATGTCATCCCCGAAGATGTCAAACTCATCAGCGGACCGGTGGGTGCCCATCGTCTGATTCTTCACAGCGAGCATCAATCGCTGAACAAACGTGAGGTGATGGTATCGATTCTCAACAACGTACCCGTTCCTATGGTGTAA
- a CDS encoding replication protein, with protein MNYYKKKEYREKLDKLRKTDPEMAAGLEELDNVSPAAPVPAPIPEQQTTASTDTVEIMPTPVQPTPEPPTAPTPEPIPVQQHHRPVVPINSHQSVRYLGLELDLLELLAKGVFSHRETRVLLVILRHTAGFNRPKWPRRSGDNDKMMALKRDIAAATNIVLSDVTKTLKSLISKNVITMDSDGITYNYNYQAWNRGDWLTFTDDVLEAVVETREANYL; from the coding sequence ATGAATTATTACAAAAAAAAAGAATATCGAGAAAAACTCGATAAATTGCGGAAGACAGACCCAGAGATGGCAGCAGGGTTAGAAGAGCTTGATAATGTATCTCCCGCAGCACCAGTACCAGCACCAATACCCGAACAACAAACTACTGCAAGCACCGACACTGTTGAAATAATGCCAACACCAGTACAACCCACACCTGAACCACCAACAGCACCGACACCGGAACCAATACCAGTACAACAACATCACAGACCAGTAGTACCAATCAACAGCCATCAAAGTGTAAGATATTTGGGATTGGAATTAGACCTATTGGAGTTGCTAGCAAAGGGTGTTTTTAGCCACCGCGAGACTCGTGTGTTGCTGGTAATTTTGAGGCATACAGCGGGATTTAACAGGCCCAAATGGCCCCGCCGATCAGGTGACAATGACAAGATGATGGCGCTCAAACGCGATATTGCGGCAGCTACAAACATAGTATTATCAGACGTCACGAAAACACTTAAAAGCCTTATCAGCAAAAATGTAATCACAATGGACAGTGATGGTATCACCTATAACTATAATTATCAGGCATGGAATAGAGGTGATTGGCTAACATTTACGGACGATGTGCTTGAGGCGGTTGTGGAGACTCGCGAGGCAAATTACCTCTGA
- a CDS encoding site-specific integrase — MIIFSNISSAIKYKGENYFTTMTNEQIIDKIKTTQISDNIEKDWCDKHIPDLAYRKNESEIIELYNTYAPIYREVELESIRVRARAYYGLQQDIPVQPQPTQSVSLPKANPTPTVKIIYFTELVDQYTTEMVAGGNWTAKTKAEQLQAYALFVQLQGDVDISDINTATITAYKNQLLKLPKNAHKKPETRDIPFSDLVAMDHGLPTVSITSINKYITKLSALLSWASKNGYIDSNPASGTTIKQKKTRSTARLPYSFDDLSMIATSRIYTRRNRHEYYYWLPLLAIYTGARLNELAQLDVSDIRTDNGIWYIDINDDSEGKRLKNASAKRKIPIHSKLIEMGFLAYVKSRSKAMKLFDGLKIGPHGYGTSASKWWCRHAATIKFDDADKKCFHSFRHSFADAIKRTDIPEHVAFGLMGHNNPTMTYGLYGSDIDITVLKDNIEKITFDVAELNSIHWEP, encoded by the coding sequence ATGATAATTTTTTCCAATATAAGCAGTGCAATTAAATATAAAGGAGAAAATTATTTCACAACAATGACAAATGAACAAATTATAGATAAAATTAAAACAACACAAATATCAGATAATATAGAAAAAGATTGGTGCGATAAACATATTCCAGACTTGGCATATCGCAAGAATGAATCTGAAATTATTGAATTATACAATACATATGCACCAATATATCGAGAAGTCGAGTTGGAATCTATCAGAGTTCGTGCAAGAGCCTACTATGGATTACAACAAGATATACCAGTACAACCACAACCGACACAATCAGTATCACTACCAAAAGCTAACCCAACACCAACAGTAAAAATCATCTATTTTACCGAACTTGTTGACCAGTACACCACTGAAATGGTGGCAGGTGGCAACTGGACAGCAAAGACCAAAGCCGAACAGCTACAAGCTTATGCCCTTTTTGTGCAGTTACAAGGCGATGTTGACATCTCGGATATTAACACCGCAACCATCACAGCTTATAAAAACCAACTATTGAAATTACCTAAAAATGCACATAAAAAGCCAGAGACACGGGATATACCTTTTAGTGATCTAGTAGCAATGGATCATGGCTTGCCGACTGTATCTATAACCTCTATCAACAAATACATCACCAAACTGTCAGCCCTATTATCATGGGCCAGCAAAAATGGATATATTGATAGTAACCCTGCATCTGGCACAACGATAAAACAGAAAAAGACTCGTAGTACCGCACGGTTACCTTACAGTTTTGATGATCTATCCATGATTGCAACCAGCAGAATATATACACGACGGAATAGACACGAATACTATTACTGGTTGCCACTACTAGCCATTTATACTGGTGCTAGACTTAACGAATTGGCTCAACTGGACGTATCTGACATCCGTACAGATAATGGAATTTGGTACATAGATATAAATGATGACAGTGAAGGTAAGAGACTAAAAAATGCATCAGCAAAAAGAAAAATTCCGATCCATAGTAAGCTGATCGAAATGGGGTTTCTCGCTTATGTGAAAAGTAGATCGAAAGCAATGAAACTATTTGATGGCTTGAAAATTGGCCCTCATGGCTATGGTACATCAGCAAGCAAATGGTGGTGTCGTCATGCAGCAACGATTAAATTTGATGATGCGGATAAAAAATGTTTCCACTCGTTCCGACACTCGTTCGCGGATGCTATCAAACGTACCGACATACCAGAGCATGTAGCGTTTGGATTGATGGGGCATAACAATCCGACCATGACCTATGGCCTTTATGGGTCAGATATTGATATTACTGTACTAAAAGACAATATAGAGAAAATAACTTTTGATGTTGCTGAGCTAAATAGTATCCACTGGGAACCGTAA
- a CDS encoding recombinase family protein produces MATTFCYSRVSTLDQNTNMQVQALKKAYPDAVHRVETGSGTTTKGREVLALILDMVGKGDKLVVWKLDRLARNMSDLMQIVDTLDNKGASLEILDQRIDTSTASGKAFLQMLGVFAEFETNLRKERQLAGIAAAKAKGKHLGRAAKLTDTQKQQIRADHEAGSNPSQLAAQYGVSRGTIYNVINS; encoded by the coding sequence ATGGCTACAACATTTTGCTACTCGCGGGTATCAACGCTAGATCAGAACACCAATATGCAGGTACAGGCGCTAAAAAAAGCCTACCCTGATGCAGTCCATAGGGTCGAAACTGGATCAGGCACCACTACCAAAGGCCGTGAAGTGCTGGCTCTCATTTTGGACATGGTTGGAAAGGGTGACAAGCTGGTCGTCTGGAAACTGGACAGATTGGCCCGTAACATGTCTGACCTCATGCAAATAGTAGATACATTGGACAACAAAGGTGCAAGCCTCGAAATATTGGATCAGCGGATAGACACCAGTACCGCCAGTGGCAAGGCGTTTTTGCAGATGTTGGGTGTTTTTGCTGAGTTTGAAACAAATTTACGCAAAGAACGCCAGCTAGCAGGGATAGCAGCAGCAAAGGCAAAAGGTAAGCATTTGGGCCGTGCTGCCAAACTCACGGATACCCAAAAGCAACAGATCAGAGCCGATCATGAGGCAGGTAGTAACCCCTCTCAGCTTGCCGCACAATATGGGGTCAGCCGTGGGACTATCTATAACGTCATCAATAGCTAA